The Diospyros lotus cultivar Yz01 chromosome 15, ASM1463336v1, whole genome shotgun sequence genome has a window encoding:
- the LOC127791369 gene encoding probable amino acid permease 7 — MGVEEETQQSPLLESSKHSDSERPFKRTGTIWTAMAHIITGVIGAGVLSLAWSMAQLGWFVGPFAMLLFAAITLVSASLLCDCYRFPDPEYGPGRNRSYMEAVQLYLGENSKRLCGLFLQESFYGGGIAYTIATATSVRAIHRSNCYHKEGHDAVCFYGENTYILLFGAVQVIVSQIPDFHNMAWLSIVAAIMSFSYSLIGLGLGFAKVIENGVIKGSMGGNPTVSTTDKLWLVLQALGDIAYAYPYGTILFEIQDTLKSPPQENQTMKSASTASVFITTIFYLLCGCFGYAAFGSDTPGNLLTGFGFYEPYWLVDVANACIILHLVGGYQVYSQPLFAFVERWFGQNFPDSGFVNNLYAVKLPLLPAFQLNPLRLCFRTVYVMSTTVLAMMFPYFNQVLGVLGAFNFWPLAIYFPVEMYLVQRNIGAWTNKWILLQTFSMLTLLVSVLAFIGSAQGLVSAKLS; from the exons ATGGGTGTGGAGGAAGAAACGCAACAGTCTCCGTTACTTGAAAGCTCCAAGCATTCTGATTCTGAGCGCCCTTTCAAAAGAACCg GAACAATATGGACGGCAATGGCGCACATAATAACAGGGGTGATAGGGGCAGGAGTCCTGTCCCTCGCGTGGAGCATGGCTCAGCTGGGCTGGTTCGTGGGTCCTTTCGCAATGTTGCTCTTTGCGGCCATCACTTTAGTTTCTGCAAGCCTTCTATGTGACTGTTACCGCTTTCCGGATCCTGAATATGGACCCGGCAGAAACCGATCCTATATGGAAGCTGTTCAGCTCTATTTAG GAGAGAACAGCAAACGATTGTGTGGATTGTTTCTGCAGGAAAGCTTTTATGGGGGTGGAATTGCTTACACCATTGCAACTGCCACTAGCGTGAG AGCAATTCATAGATCGAACTGTTACCACAAAGAAGGGCATGATGCTGTATGCTTCTATGGGGAAAATACTTATATTCTGCTATTTGGAGCTGTTCAGGTTATAGTCTCTCAGATACCCGATTTCCATAACATGGCATGGCTCTCTATTGTTGCGGCGATCATGTCTTTCTCCTACTCTTTAATCGGGCTGGGACTCGGCTTTGCAAAAGTTATTG AAAATGGGGTGATCAAGGGGAGCATGGGAGGAAATCCAACTGTCAGTACTACTGATAAACTGTGGTTGGTCCTTCAGGCACTTGGAGACATTGCTTATGCCTATCCCTATGGAACAATCCTTTTCGAGATCCAG GATACTCTGAAGTCACCGCCACAAGAAAACCAGACCATGAAGAGCGCCTCTACTGCTTCAGTATTCATTACCACGATTTTCTACCTTCTCTGTGGATGCTTTGGATATGCAGCCTTCGGGAGTGATACACCAGGGAACCTCTTAACTGGATTTGGGTTCTACGAGCCCTATTGGCTTGTAGATGTAGCAAATGCTTGCATTATTCTGCATCTAGTTGGAGGATACCAG GTATACAGTCAGCCGTTGTTTGCATTCGTGGAAAGATGGTTCGGCCAGAACTTCCCAGACAGCGGATTCGTGAACAATTTGTACGCCGTGAAACTCCCGTTGCTGCCGGCTTTCCAGTTGAATCCTTTGAGGCTGTGTTTCAGGACAGTTTATGTGATGTCGACAACTGTATTGGCCATGATGTTCCCTTACTTCAACCAAGTCTTGGGAGTGCTTGGAGCATTTAACTTTTGGCCCTTGGCAATTTATTTCCCTGTGGAAATGTACCTTGTGCAGAGGAATATTGGAGCTTGGACTAATAAGTGGATTCTTCTCCAGACTTTTAGCATGCTTACCTTGCTTGTTTCAGTGCTGGCCTTCATTGGATCAGCTCAAGGCCTTGTAAGCGCAAAGCTTAGCTAG